In Ahaetulla prasina isolate Xishuangbanna chromosome 10, ASM2864084v1, whole genome shotgun sequence, the genomic window CCATGTTACGTCTCTGCCTTGCTCCTTGTGACACTCGTCAAATATGGTTTATGACCCAGAGAGCCACCAACAAATTGCCCAGTTGATAAAGCAAGGTTCCTTTCTAAGCTTGGGCCCCAGATATCCTGGGCTTGCAACTCCCAAGAACTTGGAAGGTGCAAGTTGATGATATTTGTCCACACACCGCCAAAAAAAATCTCTCTATGATGAGATTTTCCTATGTCACAAGAATCGCAAATCATCACTGTTGAAAACTGCAGTGCCAAACTCGTATTTGGATTACTTTTGATTAAGGAGGCTGGCATGTGATTCTAATTGACGATAAAATGATCTGTCTCCACTAAATTCAGTGGTATCTTCTTCTGTCTAGACCAGAGGTCCCAAACCCCAGGACACGGACCAACCCTGGTCCATGGCATCCCAGTAACCAGGCCATGGAAGCAAGGGAAGCCCCATCTGTGAGATGCAGGCAGTACCCAACAatcttccctctccaatccacagaaaaacctctccccACAGAACTGATCCCTGGTGCCCAATAGGTTGGAAGCCGCTAGTCTAGACATCTACTCTGACCTTATTAAAGAATATCAGCAGGTTTTCTGCAATAAACACAagcttttaataatgtttttccaTAATTATGATGTCGACAAAGGTATTGAATTTGAACAGGTCGACTGGTTTGCTCCAGACTCTCTGccgttttcattttttaaatacacACCAAATTTCAAcctttgaatttttttccccctcttaaaAAGAAACCAGGTAAGTCTTGAAAACTGcccttaaaataaaatttctctcccccctccttccaaaATTTTTTTTCTGGACTACTGTTTTGAACTAATGTTTGAATAAAATTCTGGAGAAAGTCAAATATTGGAGTTGCTTTTCCACCTAGAGATGGATTTTCGATGGAGCCAGTTGTCCTGAGAGGGCAGAACGGTTTTGCAAACAAGACAGTTGACGGTTATCTCAGCTCTTTAACAAAACTTCCTCTCCAAATATCTCCAGCTGGGTTAGGAGGTACTAGGAGGTATTTCCTGGGTAGAGGAAGTAGTTGTTTTGCTGTTGAAATAAACCTCCCTGAATCATCCTTTCCATGGTTTCTACATAGAGCTGCCCAGTGGGATGTGTCCAAATCTTCTCATCCTCAAGGTCAAACATGTCCTACTCTGGAGAGACTTTAGCACAACCTCACATCTTAGCAACTTGTTAAAACTAGGTACATCTCAGGAACTTTTCCCAGGAAGCAGGTCCGCTCAATTTGAGTTCTGCCAGCAGCTAAAGGCACAAAGGGATCTTGGCCCATTCTATCTCCTCTGCTGTGATGGCCAGAGACCAAGACCTGGTCACCTCTTGTGCTAGGTCTCCATCCATAGCTTAGTTCTTAGCGATGTGCCTGAAAAGAAGAAGGCCTTCCACTTGTAAGGCAAATAAACTACTGTACAGTAATTGTGCCATGTGGTTCCATTTTTATTGTAATGACTTtagctgtaataataataataacgataataattccaataatgaacataattaaaaaaatacactttGAATACTACTGACCCAGAGCATTGCTTGGAAAAGCATGGTCAAGTCTGAAGTCTCgcctctgtttgtttgtttttaaaacatgttcCTCCCTGCAGGCATTGGCCATTGGTTTGGCAAAGGCACCACCAAAAGCTATTTTGATGGTCAAGGCAGGCATGTAAGCTTTGCTCCTTTCAAGATTAGAGCTTCCGAAGGCAGGGATGAGGGCAAATGTTCTCCGTGGATTTGCATTTCCCTATCTATTgggcgcggtggctcagtggctaagatgctgagcttgttgatcgaaaggtcagcagttcagcggttcgaatccctcctgccgcgtaacggggtgagctcccgttacttgtcccagcttctgccaacctagcagtttgaaagcacataaaaaatgcaagtataaaaatagggaccatctttggtgggaaggtaacagtgtcccGTGCGCCTtcgacgttgagtcatgctggccacatgaccacggagacgtctttggacagcgctggcccttcggcttagaaacgaagatgagcaccgccccctagagtcgggaacaactagcacgtatgtgcgaggggatcctttaccttttatctgtTGGAACTTAATATCAAGCATTGCTACAGCCAACAGTCTACAGTTACAAACCAAGATTTAGTTTAATGGCTGAAATGTTGCCTTTCTACCTCACTACAGCTCTTTGAGTTATGATCGCATTTGGGGCCAGCATTTCCATCATTAAGCAAAgcgattgttaaatgagttgagcCCAATGTTGCAACCTTtttttattaagcaaatcactggagttgttaaccGAATCACGGGGccattctcagacatccaggtcatggctgtcccaaaggcgctttttttcaagaggcaactggactttctggtttttctttagagatggtttgtttctcatccaagaagcttcttcagaactgccttcagaactaaagaagtgtcatgtcccactcctcccctgacggccgggtctggaaagtctgtctcaaacgtggccacgaagcctctgcagctctgccaaagtcctgtcagagttctcagggcaggcaggaatccaaggtgtgacttcagcaaccagattagactttgcctgactcaaagaatgccagaaagcagatcctttatataggccatggggtgtggctccatgactcagcacttatcctggcctgccccttccttccttttgctgacgtcgcctctccattctctgaaagcgtggatctgtccatcctccagctgctggcaattctagcttgtgattggcttcatgctcctcatgctcacacgctgggggggggggtatttgctcagtctgtccgggcatggtgccaggactggaagctggaggcatgccaggccattcgtcttgctcagtctgtccgggcatggtgccaggactgggggctggaggcatgccaggccattcgtctgcactatcagtctctggctgagataacaggagatgagaggggtccagctacggagaggggggcgggcgaggcacaacaagaagcttcttggatgagaagcagaggtgggtttcagcaggttctgaccagttctggagaaccggtagcggaaattttgaatagttcggaaaaccagtagtaaaaattctgactggccctacccccacctattctctgcctcccaattcccagctgatcgggagaaaatgaggatttttgcagtaaacttcccctggggtggggtgaaaatggaaattttacagtatcctttttctggaatggggtgaaaatggagatttttacagtatccttaccctgccatgcccaccaaaccacgcccaccaagccatgccacacccatcaagccacacccacagaaccggtagtaaaaaaaaattgaaacccaccactgatgagaagcgagacatcttcaaagaaaaatcagaaagtccagttgcctcttggaaaaaaaggcacctttgggtcattaagtgagtccagCTTCtacagttgactttgcttgtcggaagccggctGCGAAGGTTataaatgaagatcatgtgaccccaggacattacaACCGTTGTAAATACGTGCTGATCGCCAAGTACCAGAATTGTAGATCACGGGatagtggagatgctgcaatggctgtaaggTTGCAATCATTTTTTTCTAGTGCTGTCgtagctttgaatggttgctaaacgaatggtcgtaagttgaggactacccatagaaTAGATgctttgttgtgcctcgcccgccctcctctccgcagccgggcccctccaatctcctgctatctcagccagagactgatagtgaagaagaatggcctggcatgcctccagccccaagccctggcaccatgcccagacagactgagcaaacaaacctccctcctatagcatgtgagcatgaagccagacacgaattgccggcagctgagcaggaagacaaaaagtggacagatccccgcttccggagaatggagaggcgacgtcagcaaaaggaagggaggggcaggcctggataagtgctgagtcatggagccacaccccatggcctatataaaggatctgctttttggcattccttgagtcaggcaaagtctcatctggttgctgaagtcacaccttggattcctgcctgccctgagaactctgacaggaatttggcaaagctgcagaggcttcgtggccacgtttgatacagacttccaagacccggccatcagaggaggagtgggacacgacatgcttTTTGTCATATTCCCTGCATCTTGGTGAGCTGGTTCTAATCTGAACTTCTCGCAAGGCTTCAGATGCACAGAACCTTTGTTTTCCTTAAGAATGCACAGCCTTCCAACGTGGGGGAATCTGATCCATTTCAGTATTTTCTCTTACAATCGTCTCTCTCATCTGCCAGAACTGAGGCATGAAATACTGTCATGCAGACAAAACAGTCACCAACAGAACTCTCAATCCAAGCATTTGCTCTCAACTCAAAACTGTCATTGATTAATTCATATACTGTAAGCCTTCACCTCTCTCTCTTTTAGCGTTTCCTTATCGGTATTCTAACTGGACTTTTgcctcttagatcaggggtctccaaccttggcagctttaagcctggaggacttcaactcccagaatcccccagccagctttgctggctggggattctgggagttgaagtcctccaggcttaaagctgccaaggttggagacccctgtcttagatgacGATGTTCAGTTATATTGACCACCGGCATCTCAGATGGGTTTTGTCCTATTTGTGACTATTTAGACAAAGGTAGCCAGAAGTTATTCGATAGCCTCAAACCTTGGGCCAGGAACTGGAAACATGgatttaaagaaacaaaaccagatCATACTGCCTCCTAGTGCTCAGagtaatggggggaaaaaacccatacATTGTGTGAAAATAGAGCAGTTCCCAACTCCAAATCGGGGAGGCAGATGTTACACAAAGCTTTGTCCATGGGGGAACGACATAATATAACATCTAAGAATCTCCCTCTGTAACAGCTTAAGGGAGTTACCATCtgcttagattttaaaagagagCAAAACACCTTTTCCAATAATTTCCATTCTACAACAAAGAAGCTGGCTGATCAGCTACAGAGCTTACAAAATGCTACCAGTGGTCTACCTCCTGCCCATTTCTGTTCTATTTGTAAGGGGTggagaattatttatttgtttgtttgtttgtttgtttatagccacccatctcaacaaAGACTATGGGCAGCTCAtaatttaacagaaaaaaaaaccccattatttTACCTTCCATTGTTCGTTCAAATGGAATGCAATCGTAACCAACTGAGCTGTGTACCTAGGAAAATATTTCTTGCTTTTCACCGCAGATCCACTTGGGGTGGCACAGAGGCTCAGCAgtgaagatgctgggcttgtcagctggaaaactggcagcccaggtttgagacccgagcgctACATGATGGGGTGAGCGCACCTGTCCTCAccctagctcctgccaacctagcagttcaaaagcatgcttaatgcaagtagataaataggtaccacttcggtgagaaggtaacagcattctgtgacatcatgctgaccacatgaccgcagaaatgtctttggacagggcTGACTAAATGGccttaaaatggagatgagcaccaccccttattATCTGCAACaattagcagagtaaaatctgcaagGACTCCTTTGCCTTTTTCACTGCAGATCCATAAATTCTACTTACAGATAACCTTCTTTGTTAACTTGTTCTCAGCACTGGCAACACTTCCCATCAATATCCAGAGGGAACATTTCTCATCCCAAATGTGTAACTTTTTCACTCTTAAACGCTTTGTCCAAATGATATATGTCTTCAGGGTTTGCATCCACAAGTCTCACAAATCCCTGGGCTCtgctttttattatctttctgaAATGTTCTCTTGGTTTGAACCAGAGAATGAGATTGACCCgaaagccaatttggtctaatggttaattgAGGGGGAGACAGTGAGTACTAATCTTGCCTTAGGCAGAGACGGcagatggatgactttgggctagtcactcttcaGCTATAGGAAGAAGTTACTGGCAAGCTGGTCCCAAAaagattgccaagaaaacttggtGCGTTAAAGTAGAAGCCTATCAAGAGATCTTTCTGTTGGTAGGCATCTGGCAATTAAAAGCCCTAAGTCCAGAAGGTGCAAAATAAACCTTGAGGTAATTTCATCTGATTGGATGGATGTGGCCTGCTCCCAATTATAAAGAGGTTAAGGAAGAAGACTTGAGGTTGGGTGGAACTCGATTTTCTGATGGTGCTGGCAGACGTGGAGAGGGCACAGAAGAAGAGACAGGACGGCAGCTGGCGGTCTTTCGCACCATTGTCCATAAATCAGTCCTGAAGCGCTTGATGGAGAAGCAATAGATCAGAGGGTCAATGCAACTGTTCAGGCTCAGAAGAGCCACACTCAACATGTGAAGGTTATCCAGGAATGAGGGAGGACTACAGGCTAAACCAGACATTTGGTCAGTGACCCAAGGAACCAAGGAGAGGTGATAAGGTGCCACACAGACCACAAACACTAAGAGCATGCCCAGCACCATGGCACGTGCTCTGCGCCGGTGGCCACCTTGACATGTACCAGCTGCAGTGGACAATGTCCTCATGATAGACAAGTAGGTCCCCAGCACAACTAAGAAAGACAGAGTGAAGATGACCACCATAGCATAGGCGTAGGTCATCTGGCCTGAATGCTGTTCAAAGCATTTCAAGCTGGTGGACTCTCCCTGGTGGGTTTGTTGCTTAGTCAGTGAAGGAACGGCACAAAGTAGGCACAAAA contains:
- the LOC131204458 gene encoding platelet-activating factor receptor-like is translated as MCCIPPSQWKRTEDKSRGVGMNNSTIVGLADVQCQLNDPLQFVVVPATYCLVLCVGLPGNVAALLVFLQNGRVRKAIRIYLLNLTLADIFFNLTLPFWITYYLAKGHWSLPEVFCRLAGAIYYLSTYSAMAFMTLISLNRYCTVAKVELVLNRPQGALISCVMAWILCLLCAVPSLTKQQTHQGESTSLKCFEQHSGQMTYAYAMVVIFTLSFLVVLGTYLSIMRTLSTAAGTCQGGHRRRARAMVLGMLLVFVVCVAPYHLSLVPWVTDQMSGLACSPPSFLDNLHMLSVALLSLNSCIDPLIYCFSIKRFRTDLWTMVRKTASCRPVSSSVPSPRLPAPSENRVPPNLKSSSLTSL